Within the Hippoglossus stenolepis isolate QCI-W04-F060 chromosome 2, HSTE1.2, whole genome shotgun sequence genome, the region CCTCAAAGAACCAGTAGTTATGACGGAAGTAAGAACAGAGAAATGTCTGCAGTTCTCCCGCACAAACTTACACTTGCACTCCTCTCAAGCTCATCTCACCGTCATCCCCTCCAAGCTTCCTCAAAGCAGGAGACACCCCAGCACGTCCAGCAGCAGCCCTACAGCAGCACTCCCCTGCACACAGGGCTCCGACAGCTCCCTGTTCTTCTTGCTGCCTCCCCGCTCAACAGCAGCCTCGACAAGCAGAGGTCAACCAGTCAAGGGGGGGATAGGGCGTCATCTGAGAGCCCAGAGAAGACAGAGCTAGGGAGCTTTCATCTCTCCCCATTGtcctccccctcttcatctCACAGAGGTCTTCATAGTTCACTGAAACATAAGTCCTCCAGTGAGAGTCGACGTTCTGTTGAGTCCAGCAGTCATGAGAACACAGGGGATAAGCTCAAAAGAGGGGGAAGCAGAAATGAGTGGACAGAAAGCGAGTGCAAAAATAAAGACTCACGTGATGAAGGACAACAGGCGGAGGCAAAAGAAGAAAGTGAGGAGGCAGAGATTGCCCAGTCTAGTTTCCAGCAGAGCTTCATGGACGAGCCTCCCATTGCTTTCAATGACTCATGGGGCCTTGACGCCTGCGTGGAAGCAAACCCCGGCTGCTTCAGTCTGAGGCTGGAGGACAGCGGGGGATCCAGCCGGCAGGAACGTAGCCTGGAACGAAAAGAAACAACCTCTGTTGACTGTCATCCTCCACCATCTAGTCACTGTATCCAGTCATCGAGCAGCTGCGGCGATTTGGTGAACTCCTCTCCATCTAAAGCCCACAGTGCACAACCAGCCACCAGCGCACAGGCTCATAGAAACGCTTCCTTCACCCCGTCACCACCAGACACGCACAACAGCTTCATGAACCCGCAAATGTGGGACAGCTGGGAGGAGGAACAAGAGGaggctcttcctctctcttggAGGTTGAACCCTCCTGCTCAGCTCAGAACGCCAGGTATGGTTAGGTTACTAAAACAGAATAATCATTTCCAAATGAGTGTAAACAGAACAATTAGAgcaacttaaaatgtaattgtaaaaGAAATTCagatgtgtaaaatgttttaaagtgtcattctctgcccataaagaagagttgaaaaccacaaccttcacgcaggagcaaaaatctgtcttcaaaCTTAACAAAAATGATTATGTGAAATCTATTGTGATATTGATCAATATACACTAATACTGAAGTTTTTATCTCGGTAAAGGTTTTGGCCATATTGTCCAGCCCTACTTTTACAACAGAGTTTGATAACGGAAATCTTTCATCTGTCCAAAATAATCATCAGCAGATACTGAGGCTCAGATGTCAGTTCCTTAGTGTCAAACAATTTTTTCACTGATGTTTGACAAACTTATTGATGTTTAAAAGATATTGAAGTTACGTTTCCGTGACAGCAGCCTCAAAAGACCACAGGGAATTCAGCCCCAAGGTCAGCtgtgtgaaatataaatataaagtgtcaGGTGCAAGAGTCACACTTTAGTTCAGACATTATTTGTCTCGATGGCTTTACGGTTTGTCTCTATCCTCATTTCTGAAATGAGTGGGAAACAGGAAAATGACTCAGTTCAGTGGATGAGGAAAGTTTAAGGAAAGCAGGTAGATATCTTTTGTAGATTAAATTATGGTAAAGAAATCACAGCTGTAGTGCTAATGAAATATCATCTTGTTTCTGTCTCAACAGCATCATCGCACAATAAAAAGCACTGCTCCGTGGTGCCCATCACTCCCATGCCCCACTACTCTGACATGGACACACCGGATCTCAAGAACAAACTCAACAGGTCAGTCAGTTCACTCTCATCTCTGGCCTCATGTGAAAGAGTCCCTGAACCTTCTTTACcctcatgtttttcttttttaatcaaatgctATTAACTGAGGGACTATCCGATTACCTGGTGTCACTGTCAACTTAGTCTGTCTggctttcctcctctttctcagcttgttttcctcctctccatctgttGTCTGACTGTCTCCTCTGTGCAGGTTTGGCGTTCGGCCTTTACCCAAGCGCCAGATGATCCTCAAACTGAAGGAGATCCACCAGTACACCCACCAGCTGGTCAGTTCAGACTCCGAGGACGAGGCACCCTCTGCGGGGCGTGCTGCTAAGAGGAAGCCCCCCCCTAACACCAGTTCAGCGGCTCCTGGCAGCCAGACAGTGAAGTTTAAAGAGCCCATAGCGCCGGCTGCCGTCTCCCCTCTGAAACAgcgagcggaggaggaggaggaggaggagggagagctgCTCTCTGCCTCACAGGGGTCCAACACCTCTTCAACAGCCGCCAGTGAAGAGTCTGGAAGGTACAGCGTGAATCGCCTCAGGTGTTACGCAGCTCCATGCTTGAGTCAGTGCACaattgttttgttgctttacAGATTTTCAGAGGGTTCAGTTGATATTCTGTTCACTGGCATAGACAAGTGTTCTAGCTCGTGGTTCAAAATGACACCATGAAACAAAAGTTTTGATCACTACTAGAAATCCTGTCACATAACTGCACAGGCTGCGCCCAGGTTGACTCAGGGACGGACTAGGACTATAGCGGTCAATGCTGCTATGAATTGCTTGTAGAAATAAGCTTTTTTTAACATCTACCACAATCAAAACAACGGCACCACGATTCAGTTTCGCTGTCACTGCCCAGAATGAGATGCGCTGCCTCACAGTATGTTGGGGTCTTGGCTGGTGCATAGTCAAAGTGGGTTGAAGACGCGTCTGTCCCGATGGCCTCACGCAGGATATATTAAGTTTGAGTCGCTTTATCCATATGGAGTAGAGCTCGCAAGAAATACATCTGATAATCAAAACATAATTTGTCACCTGTCAAACACATTTGCTCCTTATGTATTTTGGTTTTCCTGTCTCAGATTATTTTAAACTATGATATATCTGTGCATCTTGGACTACTCGTCAGACAAAACTATCAATTTAGGTCCTATTGGGTTCTGGGACGTTGTTCTGGTCgactttgtgacattttatagacaGAATGTTTGATTGTGAAACTATTCTGTAGATAATGGTAAGATTATAGAGAAGTACTAGAAGTATAATCAAGTAGGTAACAGTTATTGGAGGTAAAATGGGGCAGATTGACAACATTcaacaatacattttcaattaGTGGTGTAAGATGGTGTATTATCACATCAAATGGGAGTGGTACTTGGTGTAGTTTTGAAATAACTTTCATTGATACAGTGTCTTTTTTTAACCACTTCGCTCCCTCTTATCAGGTCCAATCCAGAGCTGTGCCTCACTTCCGATGGCGACTCAGACAGTGATGGCGTCTCTGCCTCCCAAGCTGTGACTCAACTTCAGGACCGCCTCAAGGCCGTGCGTTCCTTCATCCTGTCGGACTCCGGGCTGTACAGTCAGATCCTCCAGTACCAGCCTCTGGTCCTCTCCCAGCTCCAACAGCGACTCAAGGCGGCCGGGATCCGCCTGGGCGCCGCCAAGCTGGTGGACTATCTGGACTCTCAGTGCATCACTTTCACCACGGCCAAGCCAGGCCACTCTGCACCCAGCCGCAGACGGGCCAAGAGGACGAAGGCAGCGGGTGTAAGAGGAGCAGgcaggaaaaaaactgttacaATTTCTCTTTAAAACACTATGACTGAGAGTGGCCGGTTTTACTTCAGGGTTTGGAACATTTGTCTGACAAGGACTTTCCGGAAAAGAAGCGGCCGTTAGATTCTGAACATTTTACAAAAGATTGTGGGTTTGCTCCTGATCAACTCGATTCCTCAAAAGTTGATCACAGTTTTACCAGTTTGTTTAAAATGGAGGACAGTTTGGTTTAAGGTTTGactgactgaaaataaagaatacaaaaaagGTAAATGTTCAAATGCTCAGTGGTAAACAAAAGATCTTTTCATTCAAAAATGATTCCTCAGTCAATCTTGATGTTTTCTGGAGTGGTATAATAAATCCTTATTTCACCTCTATTAATACCAAGTTCGGATTTGTGTATATCAGCAAAATACATTAATTCGAAGAAATTACCACACAGAATGTTTCTTGAAAGCcattttacttgttttgttcttcagtAGATTCATATCCAAAGCTcagcaaagacacacatacagcagaGCACACTtgatagaggaggaggaaaaagaatcTCAACTTCTAAACCAACACGTCACTCAAGTAGAGAGAGACGGGTCTTTTGTCGCAGCCCGCTCTGTTCACAGTCAGGTCAGCGTCGTTGCATTCTTGGCGGTTTTGTCTTGTGCACCCAGTTCTCTCTACGCAGCGTCAAATCAAGGTGACGCGCTGCCCTTTCGCGCCGCAGATCCTGGAGACGGACTCCGCTCCTCCCGCCGTCACTCCTGTGACGCCTTTCGCCGATGGAGCATCAACGCAGTGCTTCCTGTCCCGACTCGAAGCCTCAACCGGTCATGACAGGTTGGCGATGTTGGCGAGGAAGCGCTGAGCCCACCACTCCTCCAGGTCTATGGGCACAAAGTCTGCACAGACAGcgagagacacacaacagaggGGAATTAAAGTACAATCCATTTTGTTCATCAATTATTAATTTTCTTACATGAATGCCACTACAaatttgttattaaaaaaaaggagggatGATCTGTGCAGATGTAAAAACCTGAAACCTGAGGGACTGTACAAGTGCATTCATACACCGGTCTACTGATGTGGTTACTAAGACATTTGCAGCTTTTATTTGGAGACGAAAATGTCTTCTCTATggacatttttaagttttagaATGTGTTAAAAATCTTTCAGAGGAGGGACATTCAGATCTTTGAGCTAACTCTTAATGCCGAGGATGTTGAGTGTGCATGTTTACCATTTTAGgatagcatgttagcatgctaatatttCCTGAACAACACAAAACTAAACTCGCTGGGGAAGTCTTTAACCAAAGAATTGAAAAAAATTGATTGTCTTGATGGCACTGGAGGAAATGATTGCAGATAATCCTGAGGGCAACACGCACTGAATTCCTGACATTTGTCGAGACGTTGCATTCAAACCCTCAATTTTGAACCTCTTGGTGGCTCTAAAGGAAAAGGGAAGCTATCACCTGTATCGCTAGGGTTCGTCCTCAGGGGACCATACATTTCTGTGCAACAATTTATAGCAATCCACCCAGtagttgttgaaatatttaaatctggACAAAATGACCATGTCATTACTggagcagcaaaacaaaaaaacatcacaatccAATGGACTGTTGATGAAATTCAGCTAAAAGATCATAGTAATTGCATAACTCAGACTTTAACAACTGTTCATAACAACTGGGAGCCTCAGATCCTTAACTAATATAAAAAGGGTGAAGAAGAATCCATCCTAAGCGACTGAAATGACCTTACAGAGCCTTAGACAGTGTGTGAACCAACAAGTGCTGGTTTATCTGGAACAGTCCGGATCTCGTTAACCAAAGAAGAGttaaaaattaaagaaacatgttaCGACAGTCTCCCTCTGGCTACAGATAAAGCCCTGGTTTGTGATTAATGGTGAGAGATTAGAGCAGCCAttcatgtttcctgttgtgtttgacTAACCGGTCAGATTACTGGTTCAATGTTCAGCAGGTtacacagcaggaggagggttATCGTTTACTCTAAAAGGTCAGTGAATGGGAACTGGTTGAAAATCCAAATCACCCTGGTGTAAAGTCGCAGAGAGAAGATGCAGGGACTTACTCTTCATTGCAGCACTGGGGGTCTTCTCAGTGTACTGAACGGGCCCCTGGTTGTCGGTCGACTTCCCGACATCCCCGTCCcccagctcctgctccagctcctgccaagctgcacacaaacaaacacagtattGAGTAAACTGAGTTACTTTACATGCaacaagtctttttttatttttataatacaaCTAAACTAGAATGGGACTAGAATACATACCACCACTAAGGCAACAGTCCTCTtatggaaccacatttaaattcactaggtcccgatttttatttagatctgcaccaaaatccacacactaataaatatcagtcccataaacatgtcagatttttttaatcaagatccatgaattattctctaagaaatcaaccaaaatatttagaataaagaaagtgaaagataaaTTCCTCTATCCGCCACCTGatcctgatctgcaccaaaatgtaatggattcttccctaacccataccacatccttctgtccaggagttgttgttttttttgcatgatattgtttacaaacaaacaacagaacatggacaggggtgaaaacataaccttcttggaGGAGCTAATAATTGTGTGATCTAATATATGGAatttcagaaagtgaaaaaaaaatcccttgaTCCGTCCTGGGttccggatccacaccaaaattgaatgggctctTCCTTGTGTCATGCCCCACCCATCCACAGAATGTCATGGAAAGCggtcaagtagtttttgcgtaaacctgctaacaaacaaacaaatgcagatgaaaacattacctccttggcggagatgCGCAAATGACATTTTGTTACCTCGGCCAAGAAGGTCATGTTGTCTtcggtttgtttgttggttgtttatcagcaggtttacgcagaaactactgaatggatttccactaaacttggtggagggatgaaaCACGGGCctagaaagaacccattacattttggcatgGATCGGTCtgtaattttcagttttttccccagggaataattcatggatcatgatgaaaagaATCTGGCATATTtggaggactgatatctatgagtttatgaaatttgctgcagcttgattggaggtaatgggactgttgggccctaGTGGAGTTGTGCACAATTGTTTGCCTTTTTTGCTCCATTTCTGAACTCATCCTTTACACTCAAACATCCTGGCAGAGCACGCTCCACTTTCAGGAGATTATAACTATAAAGTTGATTTGCAAACACTAATGCAGAGCAGCACACTTAGAACTAAGCTggactgtggtgtgtgtttatcaCCTTCAGCCCCTGAGATGCACATAGTTTGTGCAGCTTGTATAACACAAGGAAGTCAAATATACAGAAAAGATTACAGGAGCCGGTTCTGCATGAGGGAGGGTGAACAACTATGTAATCAGGCCTAGAGGCGACATTTGTTGGTGGTTTTTTTCAGGCTCATCAGGTTTTTTGCCTTGAAACGAGTCGACAGGCTGTGACAGAGGTTTTTCTTTAGGTGTGAGCgcttgagaaaagaaaaaaagctctttTCCTCAGATGAACTTTAGCGTCACAAACGAACATCACACAACTGGCAGCGTGCCAACAGTAACACAGATAGATAGCTGGTTCAGGCCAAGTCATTCATTTCCACCAGGGCATGAGAGTACTGCCCAGTACTGAGGCATGCTGGGTAAACTTCAAGACAGGGTGAATAGTGCACAGTGAAGGTTTTTCAGCGTTGTTAGGTTTTGCTGACAGTCTCCtctgagtgactgtgtgtggacAGTTGGTTTTCCCCTCACACCCCATTAGGGCGGCTTCTACTTCGActtccaaataaatattttatttcatatgatAAAGctacttaaagggaaggataaaagtataaaactgtCAGGTTATTCCGCTGCTAACACACTCAATTCATCCATATCAGTAACTCCCACAAGTAAAGAAAGGTAGAGcgatgcagacagtctgtggtactgggaGCACATAGCTCCTGCCTTCAGGTTGGTTAAAGGTAAAAGGATTTTGTgggtcctcctcagagacccTAACGATCCACACCAGCACcacaggattcttttttttcacgggattttcatgtttcaaaggaacTGATTTGTCAGTGGGCGGAGATTTTATTCTGcttgatctcttatctccaactaAACCTGCTCCAGAACAGGTTAGCCATTCAGCACAAGTTACCATGTTGATTTACCCCGATACGAAGTGAACGAGCTTCACAGGACTGAAAACCCTGAAGTAAACCTGATAAACgcaaatcctgcttcgtagtacaggcctctgatcatccttgagtctcagttaatgtttgtgtcatgagacatcatgttcaagaggccaaataAATGACAGCCatctttaacctttgacctttaaaaaacaaaatctaaccAGGTCATATTTGAGTCCAAACAAACCTTTGGCCAAAATTTGAAGAATCAATCAAGAAGGTTTCCTCACAGAATTCCTGAGCTATTTCATTAGTGGGTGTGGGAAGAACAGACGGAGCAacagaaaacctgaaaacacacaacgcCTCCAGCGACTCGCATATCCTGAAATACTGCTGAAAATTATGAAGACGACTACGACTGTTAGTTGTTCTCATCATCAATGAATCTGTTGAATAGTGACGTCTTTATAACTTAAtaactttttcttattttgtccGACTAACCCCCCAAAATTCTGTTAGTTCAGTTTACAGCAGCTGTAACGATTAATCCGATATAAAAAACTGTTGCCGATTCTTTTTCCCTCAATTGACTTCTCACCTCTGATTTAAAACCATTGTCAGCTAAATGTTCTGTTTGAAAATGGTTTCAATTTGTGAAACTGCAGAAAATCaactcaaacaaataaaacaacctcCGACCTTGTAACCTTGAGTCAAACACCTCCAGTCTCTCCTGGCGTCATGATCTACAACCTCCCACCTGATGATCCCGGTGACCCTCACCTTCATACACGAATCTGACGTTCTCCTCGTGTGCTGGAGTGAATCCCTCTGCTGGGCAGCTGGCCTTCTGCGTGGCTGCGCCGTGGTAGCGCTTCCCGTTGAGGCGGTTGAACACGATCTTCGGCGGCGGCGAGCTGGAGAGACGAGAGGGGGGTTAATCACAGAGCGTCAGCTTGAGgggttcagacaaaacaaacacaaaacccaTGTGGAAAATCCC harbors:
- the mcrip2 gene encoding MAPK regulated corepressor interacting protein 2; this encodes MMYTITRGPSKLATQRRTGPTQQIESKFSDLKLRPTTWLTSNSPPPKIVFNRLNGKRYHGAATQKASCPAEGFTPAHEENVRFVYEAWQELEQELGDGDVGKSTDNQGPVQYTEKTPSAAMKNFVPIDLEEWWAQRFLANIANLS